In Scleropages formosus chromosome 18, fSclFor1.1, whole genome shotgun sequence, one DNA window encodes the following:
- the LOC108938347 gene encoding class I histocompatibility antigen, F10 alpha chain-like, translating to MKVPAVVLLILGSVHLASTDSHSLSLVTTFISGEIQFPEFTMVLLVNDVPVEYYDSDIKKIVSRRYWRVNDSIQETDLRDYVVADIDNILQQLSHTLMKKYNHTQGVHVYQSFTACDLEDDTLSRFFSVDAYDGEEKYQYDALSHIQNTLVPEFVWNKVTSDLRKQKYSNIYQPLCVRTLRRYLQEDKNILLRKERPRVRVIQKTEPHSGRTQVSCVATGFYPRRVNMTLLRDDRPVPDRELTGGEVLPNGDGTYQLRRSLSVSEEELRERHRYTCTVSHLSVDNKLDVNWEPEAPAHTVLISAVLIAVLVLAALIITAIVLCRKRRHTGIKNLCPSAAGVKYAAAQKSDADSSSSSSGS from the exons atgaaggTACCTGCAGTGGTGTTGTTGATCCTGGGCTCTGTTCACCTGGCCTCTACAG ACTCCCACTCTCTCTCACTGGTGACTACGTTCATATCTGGAGAGATACAGTTCCCAGAGTTCACTATGGTACTGTTGGTCAATGATGTTCCTGTGGAATACTATGATAGTGACATAAAGAAGATTGTTTCTCGGAGATACTGGAGGGTAAATGACTCCATACAGGAAACTGATCTCAGAGATTATGTGGTTGCAGACATTGATAATATCCTGCAACAATTATCTCACACACTGATGAAGAAATATAATCACACTCAAG GAGTTCATGTTTATCAGAGCTTCACAGCCTGTGACCTGGAGGATGATACACTGAGCAGATTTTTCTCTGTGGATGCTTAtgatggagaagaaaaatatcaatatGATGCCCTCAGTCATATACAGAATACACTTGTGCCAGAGTTTGTCTGGAACAAAGTAACAAGTGACCTCAGAAAACAGAAGTACTCAAATATCTAccagcctctgtgtgtgaggACACTTAGGAGATACCTGCAGGAGGACAAGAACATACTGCTGAGGAAAG AGCGTCCCAGAGTGAGGGTCATACAGAAGACAGAGCCACACAGCGGAAGGACACAGGTGAGCTGTGTGGCCACCGGCTTCTACCCCCGACGCGTCAACATGACCCTGCTGAGGGACGACCGGCCCGTCCCAGACCGGGAGCTCACGGGAGGAGAGGTGCTGCCCAACGGAGACGGGACCTACCAGCTGAGAAGGAGTCTGAGTGTCAGTGAGGAGgagctgagagagagacaccgcTACACCTGTACTGTGTCGCACCTGAGTGTGGACAACAAGCTGGACGTCAACTGGG AACCAGAAGCTCCTGCACACACTGTGCTCATCAGTGCAGTTCTCATCGCTGTCCTGGTTCTCGCTGCACTCATCATCACAGCCATTGTCCTCTGCAGGAAGAGAAGACACACtg GGATCAAGAACTTGTGTCCATCAGCTGCTGGAGTGAAATACGCTGCAGCCCAGA